GGTCTGCAATGGAATGAAATAACCCAGACGGGCAATAACAACGCCGCCCACGTGCGGCAAGACCGTCCGTAAGCCTGGGGCCCTGCCGCCCGGCAGCCTAGCCGCGGGGCAGGGCGTGTAGCGTACCAGTAGTTTTTCTTTCTGTGAAAAGGCCGCTTCTTATGAATTCGTTGTTTCGTTTGTTGCTGCTGCTCATGGTAGTGGTGGGCGCCGGCCCCCAGCACCTACTGGCGCAGCAGGCCGACCAAGACGAGGCCACCGAGCCAGCGGATGCTCCCGGCCTGGTGCAGCGCCTCAGCAGCCAAGCCGACACGCGGGAACTGCTGCTGCCCACCGGCTCCGGGCTGCGTAACCAGGCCGTGCTGCTTCAGCAAGGCGCCAACAACCGCGCCGAGGCCAGCCAGATTGCCACTGCCGGCAACTTGCAGAACCTGGTGCAGCTGCAGCAGGTGGGGGTGGCCAATGTGCTGGAGTTGGAGCAGCGTGGCAACGGCCTAGTGCAGACCGTGGAGCAGCGCGGCAACCAGAACCAGGTGAGCAGCCGCATGCAAGGCACTGCGGTTGAGTCTGCCATTCGGCAGCACGGCGACCTGAACTCGGTTAGCCAGGACCTGAACGTGGACCAGCGCCAGTATGTAATTGAGCAGCTGGGCAACCGCAATGAGCTGGTCCAGCGCGAAAACGGCGCCGACACGCCCGTTGGCTACGAAGTACGCATGACCGGCAACATGCGGGTGGTTATCGAACATGGTCCGGCCCGGCCCTAGGTAGCCTGGGCTCCGAACTGCACCCTGAAGTAGGGCAGCTACCGACACGGTGGCTGCCCTATTTCGGTAAGGAGGCCAGCTACTACACGTGGCATGTTGTATTTTTTTAGTTTATTCCTGTAGTTTTTAATGCAAAGTTGAGCGGCGTATCTTCGCCTCTCCATGTTATTTCCTGGCCCGCAGAAGGCTTGCTCTCCAATCTTGCTTCTTCATTTCTCTCCTTATGTCCTGTTATGTTACCCGGCTGCGGGTCGCCTGGGTTTTGTGGCTGCTGTGCGCAGGTTTCTGCTCCTCGTGTGAGGAAGACACCGTTGACCCCGTGCGCTTTGGGCGGGTAGAAGGGCAAGTGCTGGATGCCCGCACCAATCAACCCCTCGCCAACACGGCCATTACCACTAACCCGGCCACCAGCTCTTTTGTCACCGACGCTCAGGGCAAGTTCAGCATTGCGCAAGCCCCCGAAGGCCGCGTTGCCATTACGGCCAAGCGCGCCGACTACCGGCAGGAAACGGCTAACGTCACCATCACGGAAGGCCAAACCGCCATGGTTACGGTATTGCTGGAACGCTCTAACGCGGCAACCACGCCTCCCACGCCCATCCGCCCAAACCCGGCCGACAAAGCCACCAACCAGCCTACCGACCTGCGCCTGACCTGGAGTCGGGGCCCCTTACCCAGCCGCACCGACACCGTGCGCTACGACGTGGTGCTCTACGAGAGCAACTCCACCGACCGCCGCCAGCTGCTAACCAATGCCAAAGACACTACCGTGCAGGTGTCGGGCCTGAAGTTCAACACCACGTACTACTGGCAGGTAACGGCCCGGACCGCCTCGGGCGGCACCGCCCGCGCCGACATCTGGAGCTTCCAGACTCGTCCCATGCCCGACAACCGCTTCCTGCTGGTGCGCGAAGAAAACGGCAACACCGACATCTATTCCTCCGACGAAGCCGGCACCAATCTGCGGCGCCTCACCACCTCGCCATTCATCGAAACTGCCCCGCAGCTCAACCCCAACCGCGACCGGATAGCCTACACCTCCAACGCCACCGGCCTGTTCCAGCTATACACCATGAACCGCGACGGCACCGACGCCCGCCAGATTTCGGTGCTGCCCGTGGATGGCTACTTCAACCAGGGCATCGGCTTCCGTTGGTCGCCGGATGGGGCCCACCTGATTTACAGCAGCTACAACAAGCTCTACCGCATCAACCGCGACGGTACCGGCCTCATTACCCTGGCCACCGCCCCCGCCGACCGCCACTTCCGCGAGTGCGACTGGACGGCCCAGGGCAACCGCATCGTGGTGCAGACCATCGGCATCAACCCCTACGATGCCGAGCTGTACCTGCTGAATGCCGATGGCTCCGGAATGACGCAGCTGGTCGGTAACCTGCCCGGCCGGCTGGATTCGCCCTCCTTCAGCATCGACGGCCGCCGGGTGGTGTACACCCGCGACGTGGATGGCTTCAACGACGTCGGCGGGCGCCAGCTGAACGCCCATATCTTCACGCAGAACCTTGACGGCACCGGCCTGGTGGATGTTTCAGCGGGCCCAAGCACCACGGGGGTAGGAGGGAAGCCGCTGGGCTTCAATGACGTGGCGCCCCGCTACTCTCCCGATGGAGCCAAAATCATCTTCGTGCAAGTAAACAACGTGCCCGGCTCCACCCCCGACATCTACACGGCGGAGCTGAACGGCAGTGCCCGCACCCGCTTGTTTCAAAACGGAACTCGGCCGGACTGGCGCTGATACTAACGGCCTCGCTCACAACGTACGCCCTTATCCCCGCAAGGCTTGCGGGTGAGGGCGCACAGCCTTGTAAAGCAGCCGCACAAGCATCGTTTGGTGAACGGCTTGGCACCATAAAGGCAATTAAGCGGCGCGTCGCTACACTGGTCTGGCACCCCGACAAACAACGCAAATAGCCTCTAAGCGGGATTGGAATAGTGGTTATGCAAGGACGGCGCCGTAATATTGCGGCGCCGTAGAGCAGCTATGCGCAACAGCTCAAGGCAGTCAGATCGTTGTTTGGGGAATACTTTTTTGTTTTCATAAAACACTATATAATAAGTTGTTAATAACGGGCTTTGGCATGATATGTGACACTATACTGACCCTTTTGACTCCCTACACATGAGTCTTGTATAAGTATATCAGCATGTAGAAAAAATTATAATCCATTTGTGCTTGTTTTCCGTACCTGTCCCTGGTACACTACGGGTGCAATACCTTGAATAAGAAGCGTAAGTGAAGCCAAGCAGCCTTTCCAGTCATCTTTCTGTAAACCCATTTTTTCCATACTCATGAAAAACTCATACTTGCCGGCCACCAGTCAAGGTTTCCGACCTTGGCTGTTAGCGGTTTTCTTATGGACCTTATTGGGACCTGTAGTTAGCTTCGGCCAAACCTTCAGCGAAGGCATGGGCAATACTGCGCTGTCGCGGGAATCCATCGGCTCCTATTATGGGCGCGGTGGCTTCGACAATGATACGGAGCGGGGCTTTGTATACTCGGGCACAGCTGTGCTGGCGAGCAGCACCACGGCCGTTTCTACCGGCCTTTATCCTGGGGCTTCGGGTGGTAACACTATCTTCTTCGGTCCTGCTTTCCAGAGCGGCAACAGCGGCCCGACGCTGCCGGATAACCCGCCCTACACCTTCCAGATTGCCAACATCAACACGGCAGCGCTGACTTCGCCCGAGCTGACGTTTGGCTTGTATGCTCCGGCTGGCTCTGCCATTGCCACGCTCAACGCCCAGTTTACGGTGGAGTTCAGCGCCGATGGCACCAACTACTCGCCGGCCAGCTACGTGGCAGTAACGTCGAACACGACGCCGGTGCCCAACCCCAACACGGGCAACTTCACGTTCAATCAGTATCGGATTACCTCTACCATTCCGCTGGTAAACAACCTGCGGGTGCGGTTTACGCGTACGGCCGGTAACACCATCCAGTACCGCCTCGACGACGTGGCCCTGACGGCAGCGGCCGCTCCTACTATCAATGTGTCGCCCACGACGCTGATTTTCAACAATACCGGCACGGGTACCCAGAGCGCCCCGCAAACTGTTACGGTAAGCGGCCAGAACCTGACCAGCAGCGTTGTGGTAACAGCGCCGAGCGGCTACCTGATTCGTACGGGCAGCAATGCCTACGGCTCTTCGCTCACCTTGCCCGCTAGCGGCGGCTCTGTGGCCTCTACCGTTATCGAAGTGGTGTTTGCCCCGACGGCCGCTCAGACCTTCAACGGTGCCATTACCTTCACCAGCAATAGTGCCCAAACCCGCACCGTGGCCGTTTCCGGCACGGGCGTGGCCCCGGCTCCCGTACTGACAGTGTCGCCGACGGTGCTACCCGACTTTGGTACCGTACAGGTAAGCCAAAGCTCGGCTCCCCAGTCCTTCACGGTATCGGGCAGCAACCTCTCCAACCCCGTTGTGGTAACTCCGCCCACGGGCTTCCAGATTCGGCAGGGCACCAACAACTTCAGCACGGCTCCTATTACGCTAACGCCCACGAACGGCACGCTGGGCGCTACTTCTATCGACGTGCGCTTCGTGCCCACCCAGCCCGGTACGTATCAGGACCAGGTGCTGGTAACGTCAGGTGGCGCTCAGACGGCTGGTGTGGATGTGAGTGGCACGGCCACGCCTCCGCCCTCGGGTCCGTTCATTGTGGCCTCGCCCACAACGCTGGACTTCGGCACCATTTCGGGTAGTGGCTCTGGCGCTCCTCA
This region of Hymenobacter sp. YIM 151500-1 genomic DNA includes:
- a CDS encoding carboxypeptidase-like regulatory domain-containing protein — protein: MSCYVTRLRVAWVLWLLCAGFCSSCEEDTVDPVRFGRVEGQVLDARTNQPLANTAITTNPATSSFVTDAQGKFSIAQAPEGRVAITAKRADYRQETANVTITEGQTAMVTVLLERSNAATTPPTPIRPNPADKATNQPTDLRLTWSRGPLPSRTDTVRYDVVLYESNSTDRRQLLTNAKDTTVQVSGLKFNTTYYWQVTARTASGGTARADIWSFQTRPMPDNRFLLVREENGNTDIYSSDEAGTNLRRLTTSPFIETAPQLNPNRDRIAYTSNATGLFQLYTMNRDGTDARQISVLPVDGYFNQGIGFRWSPDGAHLIYSSYNKLYRINRDGTGLITLATAPADRHFRECDWTAQGNRIVVQTIGINPYDAELYLLNADGSGMTQLVGNLPGRLDSPSFSIDGRRVVYTRDVDGFNDVGGRQLNAHIFTQNLDGTGLVDVSAGPSTTGVGGKPLGFNDVAPRYSPDGAKIIFVQVNNVPGSTPDIYTAELNGSARTRLFQNGTRPDWR